In the genome of Vicia villosa cultivar HV-30 ecotype Madison, WI linkage group LG7, Vvil1.0, whole genome shotgun sequence, one region contains:
- the LOC131618784 gene encoding uncharacterized protein LOC131618784, which produces MAQNHYQWGSERTPMEKSQTKGGMYEIRSLDKFNAKIDALTQKIESLTMPPAATVAAITPNYELCGVFGHAAPEFQILAGVAVDQVNYAQSKPYSNTYNHGWKNHLNILYKNNNALYAPGQTPAIPPGYQKPAATVPNIPWKSNLEI; this is translated from the coding sequence ATGGctcaaaaccattaccaatggggaagCGAAAGAACTCCTATGGAGAAGTCTCAAACAAAAGGCGGAATGTACGAAATTAGAAGCTTAGACAAATTCAATGCTAAGATAGATGCCCTTACCCAAAAGATAGAAAGCTTGACCATGCCTCCCGCAGCCACCGTGGCTGCCATAACTCCAAACTACGAACTATGCGGAGTTTTTGGACATGCTGCCCCTGAATTTCAAATTTTGGCAGGAGTCGCAGTTGATCAAGTTAACTATGCTCAAAGTAAACCATATTCAAATACCTACAATCATGGTTGGAAGAACCACCTAAATATTTTGTACAAGAACAACAACGCTTTGTATGCACCTGGCCAAACACCTGCCATACCACCAGGATATCAAAAACCCGCTGCAACCGTTCCTAACATTCCTTGGAAGTCTAACCTAGAAATATGA
- the LOC131618785 gene encoding uncharacterized protein LOC131618785, with the protein MIENFIAIRAQQNKDFLNQNIHTGEQLKQLANKVDTLATQNKMLEIQISQVAQQQASTAAPASTFPGQPQPNPKGHANAITLQSGTALDGPVDQRLQNPTMYQKPVKGTGKEKEQPGSEKEDKDEEASEKAKPYVPPLPYKLPNPYPQRLAKFKTGGKFKKFAELLKQLNYYTFHKSH; encoded by the coding sequence ATGATAGAGAATTTTATTGCTATTCGAGCTCAACAAAATAAGGATTTCCTTAATCAGAACATTCACACTGGTGAACAATTGAAGCAATTAGCAAATAAGGTAGACACCTTAGCAACCCAAAACAAAATGCTAGAGATTCAAATCTCTCAAGTGGCACAACAACAAGCAAGTACTGCTGCACCCGCTAGTACTTTTCCTGGACAGCCACAACCAAATCCAAAAGGACATGCTAATGCTATTACGCTTCAAAGTGGAACTGCGTTAGATGGACCAGTCGACCAAAGACTTCAAAACCCGACCATGTATCAAAAACCTGTTAAAGGAACTGGGAAGGAGAAAGAACAACCTGGAAGTGAAAAGgaagacaaagatgaagaggcatcaGAAAAAGCTAAACCTTATGTGCCTCCACTACCATACAAACTACCAAATCCATATCCTCAAAGACTTGCAAAATTTAAAACTGGAGGGAAATTCAAGAAATTTgcagaacttctgaaacaattaaattACTATACCTTTCACAAAAGCCATTAA